A single Bosea sp. PAMC 26642 DNA region contains:
- a CDS encoding sialic acid TRAP transporter substrate-binding protein SiaP, whose translation MTRLTKRTLLKGSAAGGVALFMPAVLRAQATVLRWGEMLPATHPQVQMVERISKAVKEKTSGRVDIQTFPAGQLGSGKDMMESVASGALTMTTDGAAALGSFLPQLSVVEAPYLWRDAAHMSKVATAPVFTQMNAELEKKRGMRMAAVTYYGKRHLTTGSKVVKSAADVVGLKLRVPPVDTFRAMVEAWGAKATPVNFNELYLALSQGAVDGQENPLPTIHSAKLQEVQKHLILTGHIITPRLVIVNADFWKGLKDADRSLLEAAIAEGVTWQDAELSSQEGSLVATLKAAGMTVTEPDLESFSKPVLATLPKQFEGKWGKGTWDALAAL comes from the coding sequence ATGACCAGACTGACGAAACGCACGCTTCTCAAGGGCTCCGCCGCCGGCGGTGTCGCGCTGTTCATGCCCGCCGTCCTACGCGCGCAGGCAACCGTTCTGCGCTGGGGCGAGATGCTGCCTGCGACTCACCCGCAGGTGCAGATGGTCGAGCGCATCAGCAAGGCGGTGAAGGAGAAGACCTCCGGCCGCGTCGATATCCAGACCTTCCCCGCCGGCCAGCTTGGCTCCGGCAAGGACATGATGGAGTCGGTGGCTTCGGGCGCGCTGACCATGACGACCGACGGGGCGGCCGCGCTCGGCTCGTTTCTGCCGCAGCTTTCGGTGGTGGAGGCGCCCTATCTCTGGCGCGACGCCGCCCATATGTCGAAGGTCGCCACCGCGCCGGTCTTCACCCAGATGAACGCCGAGCTGGAGAAGAAGCGCGGCATGCGCATGGCCGCTGTGACCTATTATGGCAAGCGCCACCTGACCACGGGTTCCAAGGTGGTGAAGAGCGCAGCCGACGTCGTCGGCCTCAAGCTCCGGGTGCCGCCGGTCGATACCTTCCGAGCCATGGTCGAGGCCTGGGGCGCCAAGGCGACGCCGGTCAACTTCAACGAGCTGTATCTGGCGCTGAGCCAGGGCGCCGTCGATGGGCAGGAGAACCCGCTGCCGACGATCCACAGCGCCAAGCTGCAGGAGGTGCAGAAGCACCTGATCCTGACCGGCCACATCATCACGCCGCGCCTCGTCATCGTGAACGCCGATTTCTGGAAAGGGCTGAAGGATGCCGACCGGAGCCTGCTGGAGGCGGCTATCGCCGAGGGCGTCACCTGGCAGGATGCGGAACTGTCGAGTCAGGAGGGCAGCCTCGTCGCAACGCTGAAGGCCGCCGGCATGACCGTGACCGAGCCCGATCTCGAAAGCTTCTCCAAGCCGGTTCTGGCCACCCTGCCCAAGCAGTTCGAGGGCAAATGGGGCAAGGGCACCTGGGACGCGCTCGCGGCGCTGTGA